In a single window of the Pseudomonadota bacterium genome:
- a CDS encoding FecR domain-containing protein, producing MSTEITPQVSQALQSAHDWRLLLTDSEATDQDRKQFQSWLAEDPSHEQAYQDAVSFWSALGKVSAVDLDPSLLRPTTQEKWTALKDRWSDLFLAPAAKIAAAGMLGGLALVGAVFLARQESIAPSAVLTSNSDTSAHVTDIGQTRIVTLSDGSQITLGAASEMEASIDSQVRTVRLISGSAFFEVASDPARPFSVTANELEATVLGTTFNVHISGGTSRVAVAEGAVVVTHPFIIAEEATSILSREVLSGGQQVEADSKQGLQQVETVDPQLIGAWRQNRLIYSGSPLTELVADANRYSVVPVEISADARELGDLRIRGAFNAQDIDGMLSILTEIHPVSLDRADPARVVIRLRNPKD from the coding sequence ATGAGCACTGAGATAACGCCCCAAGTCTCCCAGGCTCTGCAGTCTGCGCACGATTGGCGACTGCTGCTGACCGACTCGGAGGCAACCGACCAAGACCGCAAGCAGTTTCAATCCTGGCTGGCTGAGGATCCGAGCCACGAGCAGGCTTATCAAGACGCCGTGAGCTTCTGGTCGGCGCTCGGAAAGGTGTCCGCTGTTGATCTTGACCCATCGTTGCTCCGACCCACCACCCAAGAGAAATGGACGGCGCTAAAGGATCGCTGGTCAGACCTGTTTCTTGCGCCTGCAGCAAAAATTGCCGCGGCTGGGATGCTCGGCGGTTTGGCATTGGTGGGCGCCGTATTTCTGGCGAGGCAGGAGTCCATCGCGCCCAGCGCTGTCCTGACCTCGAATTCGGACACTTCCGCCCACGTCACCGATATTGGCCAAACCCGGATAGTGACGCTGAGTGACGGCTCTCAAATTACCTTGGGTGCCGCCAGCGAAATGGAGGCGTCAATCGATAGCCAGGTGCGGACTGTCAGACTGATAAGCGGCTCGGCATTTTTTGAGGTTGCGTCGGATCCCGCGAGGCCGTTCTCTGTGACTGCCAATGAGCTGGAGGCAACGGTGTTGGGCACAACTTTCAATGTGCATATTTCGGGTGGCACGTCGCGCGTTGCCGTGGCCGAAGGGGCCGTTGTGGTGACCCACCCTTTTATTATTGCGGAGGAGGCTACCTCGATCCTGTCCCGAGAAGTGCTGTCTGGTGGGCAGCAGGTTGAGGCCGACTCCAAGCAAGGTCTTCAGCAGGTAGAGACTGTCGACCCTCAGCTCATCGGCGCCTGGCGGCAGAACCGACTGATCTACAGCGGCTCGCCGCTGACCGAACTCGTGGCGGACGCCAATCGCTATTCTGTGGTGCCGGTCGAAATTTCTGCGGATGCGAGGGAGCTGGGTGACCTCAGGATTCGTGGTGCCTTTAATGCGCAAGATATCGACGGCATGCTTTCGATCCTCACCGAAATCCATCCTGTCTCGCTGGATCGCGCTGACCCCGCGAGGGTTGTCATCCGCCTTCGGAACCCGAAGGACTAG
- a CDS encoding sigma-70 family RNA polymerase sigma factor, translated as MGYDGPQKLGNSQTQAPDRPDDSTSAIPQEILDLYSSYSGELALSIRHIYGDGPPDPDDVAQEAFQRVIERGDLASIRNLKAFIWRTARNLVLTEKNTVKRREARRPEIERRSFAGEGDVSSPEKIIIAKEQLSSINDVLRRMPEKRRRALILHRLEGLSVAEVGRRLGIGRTAAAKHVSRAAAELNALLANDKERKP; from the coding sequence ATGGGTTACGACGGTCCACAAAAGCTAGGTAACAGCCAAACTCAGGCGCCGGATCGGCCTGACGATTCCACCAGCGCCATTCCCCAAGAAATTCTAGACCTCTACAGCAGCTATTCGGGCGAATTGGCCTTATCGATTCGGCATATCTACGGAGACGGTCCGCCGGATCCGGACGACGTGGCCCAGGAAGCGTTTCAGCGGGTGATTGAAAGGGGAGATCTCGCCTCGATCCGCAATCTCAAAGCGTTTATCTGGCGTACGGCCCGCAATCTGGTACTGACGGAAAAAAACACCGTCAAGCGACGAGAGGCCCGCAGACCGGAGATCGAGCGGCGTTCGTTTGCGGGTGAGGGTGACGTTTCTTCGCCCGAAAAGATCATTATTGCAAAGGAGCAATTATCTTCGATCAACGACGTTCTGCGCAGGATGCCCGAAAAGCGACGGAGGGCCTTGATCCTGCACCGTCTGGAAGGTCTCAGCGTCGCCGAAGTTGGCCGGCGGCTCGGGATCGGGCGGACCGCAGCGGCCAAACACGTTTCGCGGGCGGCGGCAGAGTTGAACGCGCTGCTCGCAAACGATAAGGAGCGCAAGCCATGA